Part of the Kamptonema formosum PCC 6407 genome, CGTTCAGATTAGCTCCGCTCAAGTCAGTTCCTTGTAACTCAGCTCCACTTAAGTTAGCAACACACAAATTCGCCTCTCGCAAACTTGCCTCGCTCAAGTTTGAGGAGTGCAAATTAGCACCACTAAGATTCCCACGATTGGCGTAAGCCCGAATCAGAGTTGCGCCGCTCAAATTAGCGCCGCTCAAATCTACTTCGCTCAAAATCGCTCTATTCAAAATCGCCCTACTTAAATCAACTCCATTGGCAGTCGCTCGGCTTAGAGTTGCCCCACTTAAGTTAGCATCTACTAATTTAGACCCATTGAGCAAACAAGCTCCAACCAGACTCGCTCCAATCAAAACCGCTTTACTTAAATCAGCCTGAGAAAAAATAGCTCCGCTGAGGTTGGCTCCACTCAGGTCAACTCCTAATAAGATAGTTCCAGTTAAACTAGCTCCGCCGAGATTGATTTCAATCAGTTTAGCCTTAGATAAATTAGCTCCGCTTAAGTCGGCTCCGCTTAAGTTTGCTCCGATTAGTTTAGTTCTGGTTAAGTTTGCTCCTCTCAAATTCGCGTTACTGAGATTTGTCCGATTCAGATTGGCTTCACCTAGATTAGCGGCAATCAGGTTAGCCCCTCTAAAATCTCTTTCCCCTTGTCTATGTCGCTCTAACAGTTCATTGGCGCTTAAAAGCTCAGTGAAATTCATAAAAAAGTTGAGTAATTTTCCTGAATGTGTGGATATTCCCGGCTGTCTGCAAATTTCTGTAGGACTTACGCATTAGTTACGTAATGCCGCCTTCTAGACGGTATCCTAACCGCCTTATACGGGCGGTTTACAGAAAAAGTTAGCGAGCCAAAATTGTCAGCAGTTGGTTCAAAAGAAAGAAATAGAAAAGTTGTTAATGCTAAGCAGCACCATATTGGCGCAGCTCTATTTTCGGTAGAATGATTTCGGATGGGCTTAGGTCAAAGGGAAGTTTTAAGTTTAGACTTTTAAGAGGTTGCAGATTTCTTTGCAAACAGTTGCGGT contains:
- a CDS encoding pentapeptide repeat-containing protein, coding for MNFTELLSANELLERHRQGERDFRGANLIAANLGEANLNRTNLSNANLRGANLTRTKLIGANLSGADLSGANLSKAKLIEINLGGASLTGTILLGVDLSGANLSGAIFSQADLSKAVLIGASLVGACLLNGSKLVDANLSGATLSRATANGVDLSRAILNRAILSEVDLSGANLSGATLIRAYANRGNLSGANLHSSNLSEASLREANLCVANLSGAELQGTDLSGANLNGANLSGADLQGANLRGANLNGASLHKADLRTAELNKANLRGANLSGANLSGASLLEADLRGANLNGANLSGAGLLLTSLAGADLTGTNLSEANLIGATLNVANLNEACLGGAILPNGATHG